A DNA window from Desulfuromonas sp. contains the following coding sequences:
- a CDS encoding MFS transporter, with translation MNQTGTNANLRKAWRGWCLYDWANSAFATVILAAVLTVYFASLVPADGAELTFFGMKHRMPATALWGYVISLSMLAVALLAPYIGARADAHRARRRSLILCCLIGATATAMLSVTGPGQYLLAAGLFIIGNIGFATGNIFYNSFLPALAEASDLDRLSARGFAAGYLGGGLALLAVFILIQQYQLFGLADRATATRIGFLLTGLWWAGFAIPAFRHIREEVFIHDPEPLLYGLKGYFKTFSRIRHYPHLLRFLVAFLFYNDGIQTVIAVSAIFASVELGMSQASILGCFLMIQFIAMPGALIFAALAARIGAKKTVMLSLLLFVGVTVYAFIIDSAAEFWFLGFVVALILGGSQAISRSLFATMVPKSRSAEFFGFYAVSGKFASIFGPLVFAIISDVTGSARLSILALSGFFIIGTFILAKVDIEQGRQQAA, from the coding sequence TTGAACCAAACCGGGACAAACGCAAACCTCAGAAAAGCCTGGCGGGGCTGGTGTCTTTATGACTGGGCCAACTCGGCCTTCGCTACGGTGATTCTCGCCGCCGTTCTCACGGTCTATTTTGCCTCACTGGTTCCTGCGGATGGAGCGGAACTCACATTCTTCGGCATGAAGCACCGGATGCCGGCAACGGCCCTCTGGGGTTATGTCATCTCATTGTCGATGCTTGCCGTTGCCCTGCTCGCACCTTACATCGGAGCCCGGGCCGATGCTCACCGCGCGCGCCGCCGCTCTCTTATTCTCTGCTGCCTTATTGGAGCCACCGCGACGGCCATGCTCAGCGTTACCGGACCGGGGCAATACCTTTTGGCGGCCGGGCTCTTTATCATTGGCAATATCGGGTTCGCCACCGGCAATATTTTTTACAATTCCTTCTTACCGGCCCTGGCCGAAGCTTCCGACCTCGATCGGCTCTCAGCACGTGGATTTGCCGCAGGTTATCTCGGCGGCGGACTCGCCCTGCTCGCTGTTTTCATACTGATTCAGCAATATCAGTTGTTTGGCCTGGCCGACCGGGCAACGGCAACCCGGATCGGCTTTCTGCTAACCGGTCTCTGGTGGGCCGGTTTCGCCATACCGGCATTTCGCCATATCCGCGAAGAGGTTTTTATTCATGACCCCGAACCGCTGCTGTATGGCCTGAAAGGCTACTTTAAAACCTTCAGCCGGATCAGACACTATCCGCACCTGCTCCGTTTCCTGGTCGCTTTTCTGTTTTACAATGATGGCATTCAAACAGTTATAGCGGTCTCGGCAATATTCGCAAGTGTCGAACTCGGCATGTCGCAGGCCTCAATCCTCGGTTGTTTTTTGATGATACAGTTCATTGCAATGCCCGGCGCTCTGATCTTTGCCGCCCTCGCCGCCCGGATCGGAGCAAAAAAAACTGTCATGCTCAGCCTGCTTCTTTTTGTCGGGGTGACTGTTTATGCTTTCATTATTGATTCTGCTGCTGAATTCTGGTTTCTCGGTTTTGTTGTCGCCCTGATTCTGGGTGGCAGCCAGGCGATCAGCCGTTCGCTCTTTGCCACGATGGTCCCGAAATCAAGAAGCGCCGAGTTTTTCGGCTTCTATGCCGTCAGCGGCAAGTTTGCTTCTATATTCGGGCCATTGGTCTTTGCTATCATCTCCGACGTGACCGGATCAGCCAGACTTTCCATCCTTGCTTTAAGTGGATTTTTTATTATCGGCACGTTTATTCTGGCAAAGGTCGATATCGAACAGGGTCGGCAACAGGCGGCATAA
- a CDS encoding Na-K-Cl cotransporter: MNSSAFKSSSKKGLGAFVGVFTPTILTILGVIMYLRFGWVVGQVGLLKTLVIVAIANLITLATSLSLSSIATNTRVGGGGAYFMISRSLGLEIGGAIGLPLFLSQAFSVTLYAYGLAESLRILWPKLPLLPVSLTVIVAVALISYRGASFALKAQIPIMILIGLSIFALGAGALTSAPALTVEKITDFTPVSFWHVFAVFFPAVTGIMAGLSLSGDLADPRKSLPRGTLAAVLCGFVVYLVVPVFLTVGADSQTLRTDSLVWTRISVFGPWLILPGLWGAIFSSAVGSMLGAPRTLSALASDKLVAKFLKPKASAHGKESLAGYAVTLFLALAAALLGDLNTVATVVTMFFLSVYGLVNLVAAIERIAGNPFWRPTLHTPWYISLPAAFACFGVMLLIHWPATIIALSVEFFLWLFFKQRIRKESWGDVRRDLYEAMIRWALIRLSKRPMTARNWRPHILIFTSNLEKRLDLVQYGIWFSENRGVVTACELVEGDIMKMEIDTAARQRKLESVLQEEGICAFAEVNVVWNVERGILAVSQANGLAGLESNTILLGWPDDPERLASFLRLGRHLVQFERSLVIGNPGFIKLSHEGHTRSIDVWWGGLKRNGDLMLLLAYLLSQNPEWHNARIRILSLASNELMHRSTSQFLEQLISEIRIDADIIVSLKPKDKTVFEVMCEESKDADIVLLGLALPEEGEEGPYVERMIEMAECLPNCFFVNNGSLFIGDLVTPELADDEKVEDVDDDSADEARSAD; encoded by the coding sequence TTGAATTCATCTGCCTTTAAAAGCTCGTCGAAAAAGGGGTTGGGTGCTTTTGTCGGTGTGTTCACTCCGACGATTCTGACAATTCTCGGCGTTATCATGTACCTCCGTTTTGGCTGGGTTGTCGGCCAGGTCGGACTCTTGAAAACCCTTGTTATTGTCGCTATTGCTAATCTTATTACTCTGGCAACCTCTTTAAGCCTCTCTTCGATTGCGACCAATACACGGGTAGGCGGTGGTGGTGCCTATTTCATGATTTCCCGCAGCCTCGGACTCGAGATCGGTGGCGCTATCGGTTTGCCCCTGTTCCTGTCACAGGCATTTTCTGTAACTCTCTATGCCTATGGTCTGGCCGAGTCACTCCGTATCTTGTGGCCGAAACTCCCTTTACTGCCAGTCAGCTTGACCGTTATCGTTGCTGTCGCCCTGATATCTTACCGTGGTGCGTCTTTTGCCCTGAAAGCTCAGATTCCGATCATGATTCTGATCGGACTTTCCATTTTTGCTCTGGGTGCCGGAGCATTGACGTCGGCTCCGGCCTTAACCGTTGAAAAAATAACCGACTTTACGCCGGTGTCTTTCTGGCATGTATTTGCTGTATTTTTTCCGGCAGTGACCGGCATTATGGCCGGTTTGAGTTTGTCCGGTGATTTAGCCGATCCGCGCAAATCTCTCCCCCGCGGAACGCTGGCTGCAGTTTTATGCGGTTTTGTCGTTTATCTGGTGGTCCCGGTATTTTTAACCGTCGGTGCTGATTCTCAGACTTTGCGCACCGATTCTCTTGTCTGGACAAGAATATCGGTTTTCGGGCCATGGCTCATTCTTCCCGGCTTGTGGGGTGCTATCTTTTCTTCCGCCGTCGGTTCAATGCTTGGCGCTCCACGGACGTTGTCAGCATTGGCATCAGACAAACTCGTTGCAAAATTCCTGAAGCCGAAAGCTTCAGCTCACGGCAAGGAGTCGCTGGCCGGTTATGCCGTCACTCTGTTTTTGGCGTTAGCGGCTGCTCTTCTGGGCGATCTGAATACCGTCGCGACTGTGGTCACAATGTTTTTTCTCAGTGTGTACGGCCTGGTTAACCTGGTTGCCGCAATTGAAAGAATTGCCGGTAATCCATTCTGGCGGCCGACGCTGCATACGCCATGGTATATAAGTCTGCCGGCGGCATTTGCCTGTTTCGGTGTCATGCTTCTGATCCATTGGCCGGCAACTATTATCGCATTATCTGTAGAGTTTTTTCTCTGGCTCTTTTTTAAACAGAGAATTCGCAAAGAGAGTTGGGGTGACGTCCGTCGCGATCTTTATGAAGCGATGATTCGCTGGGCCCTGATCCGCCTTTCCAAAAGGCCGATGACAGCCCGCAACTGGCGGCCGCATATTCTGATTTTCACCAGTAACCTTGAAAAACGTCTCGACCTGGTGCAGTACGGCATCTGGTTCAGCGAGAATCGAGGCGTGGTAACCGCCTGCGAACTGGTCGAAGGCGATATTATGAAGATGGAGATCGATACAGCCGCGCGGCAACGTAAGCTTGAATCGGTTTTACAGGAAGAAGGGATTTGTGCTTTCGCAGAAGTCAACGTGGTCTGGAACGTAGAACGGGGAATCCTGGCGGTTTCCCAGGCCAACGGCCTGGCTGGCCTTGAGAGTAATACGATTCTGCTCGGGTGGCCGGATGATCCGGAAAGGCTTGCATCTTTTTTGCGACTGGGACGCCATCTGGTTCAATTTGAACGTAGTCTGGTGATCGGCAACCCCGGTTTTATCAAGCTGTCGCATGAAGGGCATACACGTTCTATCGATGTCTGGTGGGGAGGATTGAAAAGAAATGGCGACCTGATGTTGTTGCTTGCCTACCTGTTGTCGCAAAACCCGGAATGGCATAATGCCCGGATCAGAATCCTCAGCCTCGCTTCGAATGAATTGATGCACAGGAGTACCAGTCAGTTTCTCGAACAGTTGATCAGCGAAATTCGCATCGATGCCGATATTATTGTCAGTCTGAAACCGAAGGACAAAACAGTCTTCGAGGTGATGTGCGAAGAGAGTAAAGATGCCGATATCGTCCTGCTAGGCCTGGCATTGCCGGAAGAAGGCGAAGAGGGGCCCTATGTCGAACGAATGATCGAAATGGCTGAATGTTTGCCGAATTGTTTTTTCGTCAACAACGGGAGCTTGTTTATTGGTGACCTGGTGACGCCTGAACTTGCGGATGATGAAAAGGTTGAAGATGTGGACGATGATTCTGCAGATGAGGCGAGAAGCGCCGATTGA
- a CDS encoding tRNA (N(6)-L-threonylcarbamoyladenosine(37)-C(2))-methylthiotransferase MtaB, producing the protein MKSTFSVVTLGCKTNQFESVSMEEKLAAAGYRPVPFEEGADLVIVNTCTVTAATDSQSRNLIRRARRQNLDCRIIVTGCYAQVDPEAIRTIPGVTVVLGNDDKKDLIRYLGAGSGDPVVAVSDIRGVAGAVPHEINSFSERSRAFVQIQNGCNAFCSYCIIPYARGSSRSAQPAQVVEQVRRLVGKGYPELVLTGIHIGAYGSDLDPVGSLVELLQRIEKETEVRRLRLGSIEPNEITDELIDAIDQSAIICPHLHIPLQSGDDQVLQRMNRHYSANDFYRLIEKIHARLPDIAFGFDVITGFPVETEEEFNNTRRLVEALPVSYLHVFPYSRRPGTPAADLSGQVPGNIAKERAATLRIIADEKNSQFARRFIGQQLDVVVESVSREDNVWKGLTRHYLPVSFKGTAELAGSLADIEITGWQAGQLVGSYVGKSSNF; encoded by the coding sequence ATGAAATCCACTTTTTCAGTTGTTACGTTGGGCTGCAAGACCAATCAGTTCGAATCGGTTTCGATGGAAGAGAAGCTTGCGGCCGCCGGTTATCGTCCTGTGCCATTTGAGGAAGGCGCTGATCTGGTGATCGTTAACACCTGTACCGTCACCGCGGCAACTGATTCACAGTCGCGCAACCTGATCCGCCGCGCCCGACGGCAGAATCTCGATTGTCGAATCATTGTTACCGGCTGCTATGCCCAGGTCGACCCGGAAGCGATTCGCACCATCCCTGGCGTCACGGTCGTGCTTGGCAACGATGATAAAAAGGATCTGATCCGCTATCTGGGAGCGGGCTCCGGCGATCCGGTTGTGGCCGTATCGGATATCCGTGGTGTTGCCGGGGCCGTACCGCATGAAATAAACAGCTTTTCCGAACGGAGCCGGGCCTTTGTTCAGATCCAGAATGGTTGTAACGCATTCTGTTCCTACTGCATTATCCCTTATGCGCGTGGCAGCAGCAGATCGGCACAACCTGCGCAGGTTGTCGAACAGGTACGGAGACTGGTTGGAAAAGGTTATCCTGAACTTGTATTGACCGGTATTCATATCGGCGCATATGGCTCAGATCTTGACCCCGTGGGCTCGCTTGTCGAATTATTGCAGCGAATCGAAAAGGAAACGGAGGTAAGGCGTTTGCGTCTCGGATCGATTGAACCGAATGAAATTACCGATGAACTGATTGACGCCATTGATCAATCCGCCATTATCTGTCCGCATCTGCATATTCCGTTGCAATCAGGAGACGATCAGGTCCTGCAACGGATGAATCGTCATTACAGTGCCAACGACTTTTATCGACTCATCGAAAAAATTCACGCACGTTTGCCCGATATCGCTTTCGGCTTTGATGTGATAACCGGTTTCCCCGTCGAGACAGAGGAAGAATTCAACAATACTCGTCGTCTTGTTGAGGCGCTGCCGGTCTCTTATCTGCATGTCTTTCCCTATAGTCGGCGTCCGGGAACACCGGCGGCCGATCTTTCTGGGCAGGTACCCGGGAATATTGCCAAAGAGAGAGCGGCAACACTGAGAATTATTGCTGATGAAAAAAATAGTCAGTTTGCTCGGCGCTTTATCGGCCAACAACTTGACGTGGTTGTTGAATCGGTCTCCCGGGAAGATAATGTCTGGAAAGGATTGACCCGCCATTATCTTCCGGTAAGCTTCAAAGGCACTGCTGAACTTGCTGGATCTCTGGCCGATATTGAAATAACCGGATGGCAAGCCGGACAACTCGTTGGTTCTTACGTCGGTAAATCGTCAAATTTTTAG
- a CDS encoding threonine synthase — translation MKYISTRGGVKNIAFKDAVMMGLADDGGLIIPEDIPVLTEGDLDALGHLEYPELAFQIISSYATDIPSSDLKDLIDRSYATFTHDEVTPVVHKDGVYILELFHGPTLAFKDVALQFLGNLFEYLLAERGEKMNILGATSGDTGSAAIYGVRGKKNINIFILHPHKKVSPIQELQMTTVTDPNVFNIAIEGTFDDGQQIVKDAFGDLAFKSRYALGAVNSINWARVLAQIVYYFYAWARIRKETGCKEVYFSVPTGNFGDIFAGYIAMRMGLPVKKLILATNENNILTRFIQAGDYSIGDVHPSLSPSMDIQKASNFERYLFYLYHEDCHKVAAAMQRFADGDKLLFSPEEIKRVSEDFLSLSVDDDQTISTISSFYKESGYILDPHTAVGVHAGKELTDGSIPVICLATAHPAKFDSAVEKAIGEKPPRPDSLKDIESRPSHCEVLNADIHSIKDYLARNSI, via the coding sequence ATGAAATATATCAGTACCCGTGGCGGGGTTAAAAATATTGCGTTCAAGGACGCGGTGATGATGGGCCTTGCCGATGACGGCGGCCTCATAATTCCGGAAGATATTCCGGTGTTGACGGAAGGCGATCTCGATGCTTTAGGGCACCTTGAATATCCGGAACTCGCATTCCAGATCATCTCCAGCTATGCGACCGACATACCTTCATCCGATCTCAAGGATTTAATTGACCGATCGTACGCGACCTTTACCCACGATGAGGTCACTCCGGTTGTCCACAAGGATGGTGTTTATATCCTTGAGCTTTTCCACGGACCGACTCTCGCCTTCAAGGACGTCGCCCTGCAGTTTCTCGGCAACCTGTTCGAATACCTGCTGGCCGAGCGTGGCGAAAAAATGAATATACTTGGCGCCACCAGTGGAGATACCGGATCGGCAGCGATCTACGGAGTGCGCGGCAAGAAGAACATCAACATCTTCATTCTGCACCCGCACAAAAAGGTCTCGCCAATTCAGGAACTGCAGATGACGACGGTGACCGATCCGAATGTTTTCAATATCGCCATCGAGGGGACCTTTGATGACGGTCAACAGATTGTCAAGGACGCCTTCGGCGACCTGGCATTCAAGAGCCGCTACGCTCTCGGCGCAGTCAATTCAATCAACTGGGCACGCGTACTGGCGCAGATTGTTTACTACTTTTATGCATGGGCCCGAATCCGAAAGGAAACAGGTTGCAAAGAGGTCTATTTTTCGGTTCCGACTGGAAATTTCGGAGATATTTTTGCCGGCTATATCGCCATGCGAATGGGTTTACCGGTCAAAAAACTGATACTGGCCACTAATGAAAATAATATCCTGACACGCTTTATTCAGGCGGGTGATTACTCAATCGGAGACGTTCATCCTTCGCTTTCACCGTCAATGGACATTCAAAAAGCGAGTAACTTCGAGCGTTATCTGTTCTATCTTTACCATGAAGATTGTCACAAAGTTGCAGCCGCCATGCAAAGATTCGCCGACGGCGATAAATTGTTATTTTCTCCTGAAGAAATCAAACGGGTTTCAGAAGACTTCCTGTCACTATCGGTCGACGATGATCAAACGATCAGCACAATCTCCAGTTTCTACAAGGAATCTGGCTATATCCTCGACCCACATACAGCCGTCGGTGTCCATGCAGGAAAAGAGTTAACAGACGGATCTATTCCGGTCATCTGCCTGGCCACTGCCCACCCGGCAAAATTTGACAGTGCGGTCGAAAAGGCCATCGGCGAAAAACCACCCAGACCAGACTCCCTTAAAGACATTGAATCCCGACCAAGTCACTGCGAAGTGCTGAATGCCGACATTCATAGCATCAAGGATTATCTGGCTCGGAACAGTATCTAG
- the glnA gene encoding type I glutamate--ammonia ligase: protein MTPKEVLAFAQENNCQMVDFKFLDFVGIWQHFSTPMSEFSEETFEEGIGFDGSSIRGWQPIHNSDMLIMPDPSTAKVDPFPEVPTLSLICNIIDPLTREGYSRDPRFIAQKAEAYLKSSGIGDTAFFGPEPEFFILDDVRYVLSQNESFYSIDSDEGIWNTGRDEFPNLGYKPRNKEGYFPCAPTDSMIDLRNEMVQVLQSVGMRIEAVHHEVATGGQAEIDMRFDSLLNMGDTLQWFKYIIKNVAVRNGKTVTFMPKPIFDDNGSGMHCHQSIWKNGENLFAGDGYGGLSKMAMYYIGGIIKHAEALCAFTNPSTISYKRLVPGFEAPVNLAYSNRNRSASLRIPSTDNPKSKRVEYRTPDPSCNGYLAFAAMLMAGLDGIENKIDPGQPLDKDIYGLSPEELKDVPTVAGSLEDALKALKEDHAFLLKGDVFTEDVIEMWIDYKMENEVDPVRMRPTPTEFALYFDC from the coding sequence ATGACACCGAAAGAAGTATTGGCTTTTGCCCAGGAAAACAACTGCCAGATGGTAGATTTCAAGTTCCTCGACTTTGTCGGGATCTGGCAACACTTTTCAACCCCGATGAGCGAATTCAGTGAAGAGACTTTTGAAGAAGGTATCGGTTTTGACGGTTCCTCGATCCGTGGGTGGCAACCGATTCATAATTCCGACATGCTGATCATGCCGGATCCGTCGACTGCCAAGGTCGATCCTTTCCCGGAAGTACCGACCCTCAGCCTGATCTGTAACATTATCGACCCGCTGACCCGCGAAGGCTATTCGCGCGACCCGCGCTTCATCGCCCAGAAGGCTGAAGCCTATCTTAAGTCTTCGGGTATCGGCGATACCGCTTTCTTCGGCCCGGAGCCGGAATTCTTTATCCTTGATGATGTCCGTTACGTACTGTCTCAGAACGAGTCGTTCTACAGCATCGATTCAGATGAGGGCATCTGGAACACCGGTCGTGACGAGTTTCCGAACCTCGGTTACAAACCGCGCAACAAGGAAGGTTATTTCCCCTGTGCACCGACCGATTCAATGATTGATCTGCGTAACGAGATGGTTCAGGTTCTGCAGAGCGTTGGGATGCGTATTGAAGCTGTTCACCACGAGGTTGCAACCGGTGGCCAGGCTGAAATCGATATGCGTTTCGATTCGCTGCTCAATATGGGTGATACCCTGCAGTGGTTCAAGTACATCATCAAGAACGTCGCTGTCCGTAACGGCAAGACCGTTACTTTTATGCCGAAGCCGATTTTTGACGACAACGGTTCCGGTATGCACTGTCACCAGTCGATCTGGAAAAATGGCGAAAATCTCTTCGCCGGCGACGGCTACGGCGGCCTTTCCAAGATGGCCATGTATTACATCGGCGGTATTATCAAGCATGCCGAGGCCCTCTGCGCCTTCACCAACCCGAGCACCATTTCCTACAAGCGTCTGGTTCCCGGTTTTGAAGCTCCGGTTAACCTTGCTTATTCGAACCGTAATCGTTCGGCTTCACTGCGGATTCCGTCGACTGACAATCCGAAATCGAAGCGTGTTGAATACCGGACTCCGGACCCGAGCTGCAACGGCTATCTTGCCTTTGCCGCTATGTTGATGGCCGGCCTTGACGGGATCGAAAACAAGATCGATCCAGGTCAGCCGCTCGACAAGGATATCTATGGTCTGTCGCCGGAAGAACTCAAAGACGTTCCGACTGTTGCCGGTTCTCTTGAAGATGCTCTTAAAGCTCTCAAGGAAGACCACGCATTCCTGCTTAAGGGCGATGTCTTCACCGAAGACGTTATCGAAATGTGGATTGACTACAAGATGGAAAACGAAGTTGATCCGGTTCGCATGCGTCCGACCCCGACCGAATTTGCTCTCTATTTCGATTGCTAA
- a CDS encoding transcriptional regulator (indirectly regulates nitrogen metabolism; at high nitrogen levels P-II prevents the phosphorylation of NR-I, the transcriptional activator of the glutamine synthetase gene (glnA); at low nitrogen levels P-II is uridylylated to form PII-UMP and interacts with an adenylyltransferase (GlnE) that activates GlnA) has translation MRKVEAIIKPFKLDEVKEALNEIGIQGITVSEVKGFGLQKGHTELYRGAEYVVDFIPKIKMEIIVADDMATKVVEVVGEAAKTGRIGDGKIFVTAVDEVLRIRTGETGDDAL, from the coding sequence ATGCGTAAGGTTGAGGCAATTATCAAACCGTTCAAGCTGGACGAAGTCAAGGAAGCGTTGAACGAGATCGGTATTCAAGGCATCACAGTCAGCGAAGTCAAGGGATTTGGTCTGCAGAAAGGCCACACCGAGCTTTATCGCGGTGCGGAATATGTCGTCGACTTTATTCCGAAGATCAAGATGGAAATCATCGTTGCTGATGACATGGCCACCAAGGTTGTCGAGGTTGTCGGCGAGGCCGCCAAAACCGGCCGGATCGGCGATGGCAAGATTTTCGTTACCGCGGTTGATGAAGTTCTGCGTATCCGCACGGGTGAAACCGGCGACGATGCCCTTTGA
- the gcvT gene encoding glycine cleavage system protein T, with protein sequence MEECELKKTPLNQVHRDLGARMVDFGGWDMPVQYSGVIEEHLAVRSAAGLFDVSHMGEIEVRCAEALSYIKKLTVNDASKLIDGQVQYSAFCYDHGGVVDDVTLYRFSADHFMFCVNAANVDKDFAWMQDVLQKGVFPDVELTNVSDSIGQIALQGPNSEVILAGLTDYELGSIKFYHFAEDKVDGIACIISRTGYTGEDGFELYCPSTETAKLWNRLMEAGKQHGLVPVGLGARDTLRLEKKYALYGHELSPDITPLEAGLGWITKLDKDDFVGRDALLATKEKGVPRKLVAIKMKVPGIPRENYPVFAGESEVGVVTSGTMSPSLKVGIALALVHPEHSAVGTELEIGIRAKKVSAEVVKPPFV encoded by the coding sequence ATGGAGGAATGCGAATTGAAAAAAACACCTTTGAACCAGGTGCATCGTGATCTCGGTGCCCGAATGGTCGATTTTGGGGGCTGGGATATGCCGGTCCAGTATAGCGGGGTTATCGAAGAACATCTCGCAGTAAGGAGCGCTGCCGGTCTGTTCGATGTGTCGCATATGGGTGAAATCGAGGTGAGGTGTGCCGAAGCCTTGTCCTATATTAAGAAATTAACCGTCAACGATGCATCCAAGCTAATCGACGGGCAGGTTCAATATTCGGCGTTCTGTTATGACCATGGCGGTGTCGTTGATGATGTGACCCTGTATCGTTTTTCCGCCGATCATTTTATGTTCTGCGTCAATGCCGCCAATGTCGACAAGGATTTCGCCTGGATGCAGGATGTTTTGCAAAAGGGGGTTTTTCCTGATGTTGAGCTGACCAATGTCAGTGACTCAATTGGTCAGATTGCCCTGCAGGGACCGAATTCCGAGGTTATTCTCGCCGGGTTGACCGATTATGAACTCGGGTCAATTAAATTTTATCATTTTGCCGAAGACAAGGTCGATGGAATAGCTTGTATTATCTCCCGGACTGGGTACACCGGAGAAGATGGTTTCGAACTTTATTGTCCGTCAACCGAAACAGCGAAACTCTGGAACCGATTGATGGAGGCCGGCAAGCAACATGGTCTCGTTCCGGTTGGCCTGGGAGCGCGCGACACCCTCAGACTGGAGAAGAAATATGCGCTATATGGGCATGAGCTTTCTCCGGATATCACTCCGCTGGAAGCCGGTCTAGGCTGGATTACCAAACTTGATAAGGATGACTTTGTCGGCCGGGATGCCTTGCTCGCCACAAAAGAGAAGGGGGTTCCGCGTAAACTGGTCGCGATAAAAATGAAGGTCCCCGGCATTCCGCGAGAAAATTACCCGGTCTTTGCCGGTGAGTCGGAGGTCGGTGTGGTGACCAGCGGAACCATGTCGCCGTCACTCAAGGTCGGAATTGCCCTGGCCCTGGTTCACCCCGAGCACTCAGCGGTCGGAACCGAACTGGAGATCGGCATTCGCGCCAAAAAAGTTAGTGCCGAAGTCGTCAAGCCGCCATTTGTTTGA